In the genome of Pagrus major chromosome 17, Pma_NU_1.0, the window agtaacacattacaaaataaaacaactccCAAATCAGGTTTCAGGTTTTATTACCACAAACAAAGATTTCCTCTACAAGCACAGAAAAATGATGGTCCAAACTGAAAACTAACCTGGAAAACCTGGAGGACACAGAAGCACAGAAGAGAGCAGCCTcacccacacacaaccactgacGGCTCTCAGGCCGTAACAGTACATAAAAAATTATGAAATCGAGAACTTGACTGAAACTAAATTTGGGGGGCAATGCTGATATTACAGAGTAAAAACATTGTGATATCAGTATTGGCCGATATTCTTAGGTACAGTATcagaatatataaataaacaaatttgtTTTGCAATGATCCGTTACACATTTGCATGTAAGGaaagcaggatattttacagttaaacaataaactttattgcccaaaattacatcagtgcactgaaataATAAACCTCACTGGGAAATTTATAATTATAATGTACCTCAAACATCTTTTCTGCATTATTTGCAATCATTACTTCAGCAGACAGAATTTAGTAAAACTATAGCAAACCCTATAGTGAACcatactgttttctttttgtgataGTGAACACCCACTGCCATGCAGACCACATCACAAGCACAGGGCTGATGAAGAAAAGACTGGTTGGACTGAAGAGCGCAATCTCCAAATTCAGTGGGGCCTCTGCAGATATCCACCTGACAGAGGGAGACAAGATCTCCTTTGGAAAACATGTAAGAATATTACTTGTTTCACTGCATAAAATCAATCCATACAACCCTCATTTTACAGAGATTGATTATGTTTAGATGTATCAAAATGTAGTCATATCTTTTCAGCATCTTGTATCTTGATTTGACTCTCTTTCAGCTTTATATGGACACATGCCCAACGCATACTTTTGATCTGTATCATCTGTTGCTTGGTCCAAACTGCTTGTTAAAATAATTGAGCTGACCTTTGTCTCTTCTTTGCTCTAGTATCTGACAGTGAGAGAGACACCGGGACACACTGATGGGTGTGTGGCGCTGGTGTCGGGGGATCAGAGCATGGTTTTCACTGGGGACGCTCTGCTCATCAGAGGCTGTGGCAGGACGGACTTCCAGCAGGGTAgaaatacacttttattttaataatctcAATTCATTCCCTCATCACAGCCCAAGAGaaagcatttatttttgtagtACTGCTAGAGGAACACAAGAGGGCAGTATTGCATCTGTCTTATCAGCAAGATGTTCTCTCTCTTATTCAGGCTGCGCTAAGAAGCTCTACAACTCAGTCCATCAGAAGATCTTCACTCTGCCTGAACAGTGCCTCGTCTACCCAGCACATGACTACTTAGGTTGGCTGAAAACTCACACATCTTAAATGTTATGTCACATGTCATCTTTATACACATAGTCAGATTTAATGCACAAGCATAGTATTGTAAAGCAGCCAAAACTGATGTATCGTGTAATAACAGACtacctttaatattttttttttatacttatataaagtgaaaataagtcagaaaaatgcctttttattCATAATGATTTACCATCTGAACGCTGATGTATCCGTGTACATGTGTCACAGAGTGTTTACACTGCATCTCTTGTTTGCACATCTGCCAGCACCATGTGATTTTGCTGCAATGactgaatattatatttcaatTGATTGATCTGTGAGGTTCAGCATCTGGTGATCGTTACGACCACAGTAACCATAGATGATATATTTGGCTGTGTGTGCATCAGGTCAGACGGTGTCTACTGTCGGTGAGGAGCGCAAGTTCAACCCGCGGTTGACTAAGAGCCTGGAGGAGTTTGTGAAAATCATGAACAACCTGAATCTCCCAAAGCCCAAGAAAATAGGTATCAAAAAACCCTTTTCTAATCACCCCACATGCTCTGTTGCTAGTATACATAAGTATAATTCCTTGGCCAGAAATTTACATTGTCAAGGTTTTATCACTCACACTTAGATCATTTAAATATCTGACCTGTGACCATACTTCCAtatctgagaacagtttgtttttcttcttcctttgcaGATATTTCAGTGCCTGCAAATCTGGTTTGTGGAGTTCACCAAGTCTGAATGTCCGACAAAAGGGAGGATTTTAATCAAGTCAACCACATCACAGCAAAATGATTAACATTTAGATGTTTTTATCTGAGCAGGATTAACCAAAAACTGATTCCCATTATGTGCTTTATTATGTGTATTAGGGTTGGGCAATGTCCACCGACTTGTCACTGCTGTTTCCCACTGTCTCCCATCATCAGCGAAGGGTGGCTGATCAAGTGTCTGACATACATCCCTTTGAAACACAGTTAGCTGGGTAGctatactgaggaagctaaATAACAGCATGACTGAATCTAAATAACAGCATGACTGAATctgaatcagaaatactttaatTATCCCTGTGGGGTTGTTCCTTTCAGAATAGAATAGAGTTAAAATATCACTGTAGCTATAAACAAGATTTGAATAGTGAAAGATTAAACGACAAAGTAAGAGTTTGTGGTTGagtaagttatttttttaaaataatgtaaaagtacattaaagcaataatatgtaaaaatttgGGGtatgtatttatacattttgaagtAGACATACTCAGAAATAGAGATGTAAAGATATGGGCCTTCAGAAGCAAACGTAACAGGCTGCGTGCACTTTGACTTAGAttgaaaaaaacccactaacagtggccagcagaagaaaaaaaaacaccgcTGCCACCAAGCAGAAAATAATAACCACGACATGTAGATGCAACTTTAGTGTCACAAACAGCATCAACTCCTGCCTTATGGCAACTGtgaggggacacactacttTTTTGCCCTATCTGGGGagctttttaaatgacagtGTTACGATGGGCCCAACCCTAATGTGTAATTCTGTGAATGTGTAGATTGTATAGCTACTGTCAGTTGCACTTATCAAGGTCCTGGTGATCATGCTTGAAATAGAAATGCAATCAGTTCTATTCTATGATTAGAAATGAGTGCTTCAGATCTGTACATGAGGGAAAACCACTCTTggtatttttgtattaattaaatttaaatgtgacTATTCTTTATTCGGCTGTGTTTTTATGAATCGGGGAGGACATTTACGAGGAGAGCTCCGACAGAAATGTTCCATTCAAGGTTTGGTTTAGTATTCATGAATGCTTAACTGGGACAATTGAGTCCTTCCACATGGCCTTTTCCAGTGATCCGGGCTCCTTTAGCCGAGGCCTCaggcacacactctctcactcgGACACACACCACTCACAGTGTTGCCAGCCACGGCCTTTTTGCATAGCAGGAAGAAAACTACGCTATTTGCATTTACAATCTGAGGGCCAAGTTTCCATTGACAACATGTTATTAACCATGTGTTTTTGCTTTCAACACTCATCTGTTCCTCTAGATGTCTAATAGACAAGTGTCTATAGAAATGTGTGTCATTATCTCAGTAAGGTATGACGAAGAGCTTCCGTGCCAAGTATCAACACAGTGAAGTCCTCTGGATTTCCAGATGTTCAGTATATGCTGCTCTCAGCCTGCGTTTAACAGATCACCAGCCAGTAAGACAGGTTTGTTTGGGAGTGTCGGCCACTGACTCAGCCACATGCGTCTGCCAGAGAAATTTGCACATGTGATTGTACGCTGTGTGAAAAGTGGGACTGATTGTGAGCTTTATGAGTATCAGAATGTTTCTACTGAGCTGTTTTCAAGCAGAGTTCCTCCTGATTGGTGTAATCAACAGATTTTACACGGTTTACTCATCTTCACCATGTGATAATATAATTTTGCTATTTGGTTTTTGAGGAAGCTTTAAAAAGTCTTGAATATTTTTCAAGACAACATCTAACGACATAAGGGTTATCAGAGCCTGGGTTTGAAGGCTACAAGTTCTTAACAGAAAGAGTGTGAGTGTTCAAAACGGGTGTTTTAAAGGCGTGGGGGGGTTGACCAGCCGGGGAGGGTCAAGTCCTGCATAGCCAGACTTATCTTCACAGCGCTATGTCAGCGCTGGAGAAATGTCTGGCGGCACCAGTTCTCATGCTGgtacagggggaaaaaaaactctgacttgtttgtatttctttgaacCAATAACAGTCTTCTTGAGTGGTGCTAAACCTAGGATAAAGCGATGGTGACACTGCAAAGTAGTGTCAGGGGGATCTTGTTTGCGTGTACTGTTACCTGCTAGCTAGACAAGCtacctgctctgctctgctgacaaGAGATTTGATTTTCATAACTTGAAATGTAAGTTTCAACATTTGCGATCTTGACCCCCTTACAagctctgcctctgctgcatAGGTTTTGACCATTCTGCCTTATTCTGCAGACTCATGAATTGAATATTTTAGAAAACATAATGTATTTCAGGTGTTTTTGTAGTAATGGTTTGGGAGGATCCAACATCATAGCAATGAACTTGTGGACCCTCTTTACTCACAAACAGGGATGCATCGATCTGATTCGTCGGATCGCACTGATAGGACCTTATAAAGCAGATCGAGTATCGACCATGATGTGACCAATCCACATTAAATACAGTTATTTTGACAATTTTGTGGCCAATTAAATCAGCGTTTGCTTGGTCAATTATGTTCAGGAGCAAAAATCCATGACCTCATGTCATCTTATACCAAATTGGTTCTTCTGAGTTTCACACATTGAGGTATGCAGGTTTAAAATTTAGGAAAAAGAGGCCAATAATTTCCTGATACACAGTATTTGGATCTGCTGCCTTAAATCCAATCCATTTCCTTTCCGCTGCACTTGTCATTTGGGTCATGACATAAATATCTTTGATGTTTTGGGAGTGAAACGCCTGCAAGATGCACGGCAACTTTTGTAATAAAGAAGATTTGTTAAAGAACAGAAAGAAGTGTAGAATAGAGAAAAGGGTGGGTGAAACCTGCTGGCTGGTCATATGCAAGTTAATACTGtgagcacacacgcacacacaccatctACCAGCTGTCTCCGTCAGCACTTGAGACAAACAACATTATTGGAACGCCTCTGCCTCACCTTGTGTCCTCACTGACAGAcacctgcattgtttttttaattcaaaacagGAGGTGTGTCAAGCTAAAAGATATGTGGCTTCAGGGGCTACTGTCGTTTGTAAAAATGGTCTTATTCTCTCTAacctgttttctctgctgcacGGAAGCGAAGGTGCCAGCTGTCCTTTCACCCAGTCTGTGTCACCCATCTGCCAGCCCTCTTTCAGTCTCTCCCTCACCCCACTCTCTCTGTGCCACCGTGAACCGACTGCCCATTCTCTCTCACACCGGCCACATGTCACTGGAAAGAATCTATTACACTATCAGCTCTTTCAGAAAGAGCTGTAAAGAGGCCAGTCGGGGCGATAAAGCCCTCAGAGTGAAGAGCAGCTTTACCCAACAGAACCTAAAGAAAACCCTCCTATAGGGACTTTAAGTGTATCTGTTGTACTTAGTGTTGAGTTCAGAGTGGTCTtatacttgttttgttgttttactctTAAAATGTCAGTAAGTGTAAGAGTTATTGGTATTCTTAAATCTCTCATTGTTTCACTAACATTTCCTTCACATGGCTGTGGTACCTTACAGCGACTGTCTAATACTTTACGGTATTTAAATCTCCACTGGGATCAAAACAAGGCCGCTATAGGCACTTGCTCTTTGTTGGTGTCACTGAACAGGAAGTCTTCCTTATATGTGTACGTAGTCAACCGGGCCGTGGGATTTCTAATAGTGGTAAGTCACACTGCTGCGATGGTTATGGACTATCAGATAGTCTATTTCATGATATTACCAcgttaaaggggctctgtggaacgtctgtgttgtgctggaagccggtcgtttGCTCACGTTAGCAGACCCCGTTTCTAAACAAATGTTTGCTACTGTTAATCTCTGTAAGCTGAGCAgtgaggcactcgagaacgtgcgTGAAGTCACGTCCTTCGCGGTaaatccagcagcattaaacaacttaaacaaaggcttgtaggcaaccgagagagacgagGAAGTCACGTAACAATCCACTCATGTGGCCAATAAAACAGAGATTAATCCATGTGAATTGCTTCAAATTAATACATAGAGCTCCTTTAATATCCTGTTGGGACATTCGGTTAGTTTATTGTATAGTAAAAACAGCACTTGTTATTCCCAGAAAACCGTGAGGTTTGGCAAGTATGAACTCAGTATCAGtggttactttttaaatatcttttatatCAGTCTCTATCTCAAGCCCATAGAATCGTACCAGAAAGGTGCAAACATTTGTGTGTCGACCTGATAGTTGTGCTTtaatcacagccaatcagagctggaGCCCATAAACACCCATGACTACCGCACAGACATTTGATTCAGACGTGTATGCCAATTTATAACCATTATCAGTAAAAACagaagccagatgttagtgagTGCTAGTGTTTATTTGTCCAGTGTAAGAGGGGTATTAAATGCCCCTGTATGTAGGTATAAATGCAATAAAGTGCCTCTAAGACTGTGAGGGCGCGTCTCCACATCCGTCTCTTTTCAGGGCGCTACGCCTTTTTTTTGTCCACGTTTACTTCTCATAGACTtcacattgtgatgacatcacagatttcTAAATTGCCTTTCTCAGCtttttgaaagttttacaaatataaaacctccatggatcaaaaatgcATAATAGAAAGAATCATAAtcgaccttgtttgcagttcttgATGTCAACAGCTTTACAGTCTATGGGGAAAACGCTTCTTGGGCCACAGGGGAACTTTTTGATTGTAATACCACGAGTGGCCACCGTGCCAGATTTGGAAGCAAAACTAAGCGGCACCCTCCGGGACCTGATCCTGAACTTTATCAGATGGAAACTCTtgtaacagagacagagaagtcAGTTTGTGGCAGAAGATTGTCTGTACACTGAATGTTGGTGGTGGGTGTCATGCTTTTATCACCCTATGCATTGTAAGCTTGGTGTTAGCTGTGTCGTCAGCCCTCTGTTACCACATCATTATCTAACGCCAACGTGCAgccttttgtttctctgcacACGCTTCATCCCAGCTCTCTGCGAATAAATGCAATGTGGACACAGACCCTAAAGGGTTGTAATTATACTTTAAATCTGACTCacacaataaacatattttactcTACAtgcagctggtgccctttttatctCATTCGCCCCCGGTCCTCAGAAAGCCTGAGTCCGCCTCTGACTCTTTATATACACCACTCAAAACTAGTcagggatattttagtgttttcacttgtttgtttgctctgtgactttttattttgtggtcACACCAGATGACTTTTGCTCTGCGACCTGAGCTCCCCTCCTCTATTCTGACCCCATTAGTTCAGTCTCCTGCTCTATCACTATATTATTAAAATACTCCCATGGGAGGCTGTCATGAAGAGTATTTAAGTGGCCTTTTACTTCACAGCGTGCTGGCAGCCTGCCTGGATGACTCTTTTAGTTGAGCCGCTCCACAATGAGAAAGCCCCGTCAGTTCCCAGAATAGAAATCCCATTTCGGTGCAGAACTTGAACGGGactttcactgctgctgctgctgctgtgtggacTGCAGCACAGGAGCCGGCGGTGAGGTTTGTTTGGACTCAGAAGATatatgaccttttttttttttcatttttctacaaaacacTTGTATTAGTCGGCTcccgcctcctcttcctcctcctcctcctcctcctccgccgcgTGTTCCCAGCCCAGCCTCACCTGTTGACGCCGACAGCAGCTCACACTGACCTGTCAGGTCTCCCGGGAGGGCTTCAATCAAACCAGGTGGagataaaaaccaaaaaaaaaaacaccaacagaaaGTGGAGGTAAGGTGGTGGTGAGActttaaaagaaacagctgGTGAGCTCGAAGAAACTTAAagtgaaaggaagagagaaaaaaaaaaagtgacgtGTGGATTTTGTTCCTGTTTGGTTTCACCCGGCTTCCTCACAGTATGTTGTGAATTTGAGCTCCTACAAGTGTCGTCGTCCCGGACCGGAGCACGTTTTCCAGGTAAGACTTGTCGGTTGTTGTGTCCGTAGAAAGAGTTTCCACCtcttcacaacacaaacaggctTTGTGTTTAAGTTGCAGTTTCCTGGTGTGCGCTAAATATCGGACAAAACCTCCCATGCgagagaaaatgttaaataaatatgcTTAAATGGTGGTTGAGACATTAATGTGAAGCCTCTTAACACTTGAACTTTAAATTCCCTTTATTAGACTTCATTAAGTCTACTTACTAATCCTCCTGCACCTATAACAAAAGAGGAATCAACAAAGCTTCCTGGTGATGTTGAATGCACCATCAAAGCCACCTTCTTGCTTGAAACTCTCCTAAAATCTTTGGCTGCATctgtaaaaatattcatgattCATTGAGTCGTACTTCTCATGTTGTGTCCCACCCTTTGGCCTGAACACACACCACAATAATTAAGATTATTCATCTTATCTGTGAGACTTTCTTAGCTCAAACCTTGTCCCATGACATTTACCTCAGTTTACATGAatcccccccctttttttgtttacagtgacCGTGAGACATCTGAGCTTTTTTATCCCTCCATCAGCACATTTAGGGTAAACAGAGAGGGTGGGAGTGTAGGTTGGTTTGTTGTCCGGGGAGTTGTGCCTTTTAGTTGTTCcctgtccctctctttctcttacacACACCTTGTTTTGACCTGCTTTGTACAAGTCTGTGTCTGAGCCCTACATCCTGGGCTGTCATTAATGGATCACTGTTTTCTTGCATCACATTTCCCAGAGATTTACTCAGGCCAAAGGAATCTCTGTCGGTGCGGTCGAACCTGTACCGATGCCAGGAGTTGCACACAGTAGTCAAATGGGAGTTGATAATGGATTTTCTCACCGTGTATATCTACAGTGCTTCGTTTAAGTAGATTTTCAAATGTGTAGGGAGGGTTAAAGGTGACAGGTAGATGTATGTCTAGTTTAAAGGACACCTCTCTGTCCCTCAAACCTCTCTGGTTGTGATATTTATTGCATTTCAGGAGGGCTGCATCAGCAGATGTTTTCATGTATGACAGCAAAGGTATTTCTCAGTATGCCGTGACGGTGAGCCAGCACGCGTGACACCCTGAAGCTGAAGCAGCTAAATCAAATctagccatcattaatgttattatctACACCTAtgcttttctttatctgttCCAAAGACATAATATGTCACATTTTCTGCATAGAGATGTCGAAAAGCAACACAAAtccccagaataaatgttcacCGAGAACGTTTCTGCAAAATAACAGAGAAGTTGGAACcgaatgtttgtttttgttcacaacATCACGGTTCGGCTGCTTTGGTCAC includes:
- the ethe1 gene encoding persulfide dioxygenase ETHE1, mitochondrial, producing the protein MCSVIGRVGPARRALAGTLRLGASTEGSRYAASESRRFYPGLSSRVDPLRAPSRSYCSRMALTEGLLFRQLFESESSTYTYLLADTETKDAVLIDPVLETIDRDLKLIHELGLNLKVAVNTHCHADHITSTGLMKKRLVGLKSAISKFSGASADIHLTEGDKISFGKHYLTVRETPGHTDGCVALVSGDQSMVFTGDALLIRGCGRTDFQQGCAKKLYNSVHQKIFTLPEQCLVYPAHDYLGQTVSTVGEERKFNPRLTKSLEEFVKIMNNLNLPKPKKIDISVPANLVCGVHQV